The Puntigrus tetrazona isolate hp1 chromosome 13, ASM1883169v1, whole genome shotgun sequence genome contains the following window.
aattggCAAACAGCAAGCTTTCAACTTCATCAAATGTTTGCAGTCatgacaatatttttgttttagaccCACCTAGACATTAATATGAATCatcaaaatatacattacattacgGACTTCTGTATTTGATGCaggtcagatttttattttattactccCAGGCCACTCTCCCCCCCGGCAGGCTTCATTCGGAAGTGAAACTTAATGAGGTTAATGAGTTACCTATATaacaaaagtatatattatattaatattaaattattgagTTCCTTGTTcaatattaagtttttttttttttttgttaaacaaggTTTAACTGTACTGCAGGACTTGCTTTTAAATTTATcggttatttaaaatgttcttcccgaaatgaaaatatatatatatatatatatgtctatatatatgtcTTACTCACATTCACTGTCTGATGAGGACGAAGCTGTAACTAAAGAAAccactgtaaatgtaaaaatattggATGAGTAACAGAAGTAAGAAACAGAGTGAAGAATAAAGGGCTATAATGTTGAATTATGATTAGAAATTgaattatgcacacacacacacacacacatatatatatatatatatatatatatatatatatatacatatatactcacTGTCTTCGCATGAAGCAATTTTGGAAATTTGGACATCAGCAACtattaaaaagacaatataattaattacttaacgccatactttttttttttaatttgccagTAACCCTGAAAGTTGTGGTGAAATCAGCTGCTAATGAGCACTTCGCCtcaaattgttatattttgtcCAATAACCAAGCTTGTTTAGCCCCCGATGAGTCCTTGTCGGTCTTCCGTTTCTCATGCTCCCAGCTTCACATTGTGCTCTCTTTCACACCTCTACATACTTGTATAAAGTCCTTGACGACGTTACTTCACCTTTTACTGATATTCTGTCCACGTGTTCATCGCAGAGTTTGACCAGTTGGTTTTTCAGCTCTGAGACGGCGTcattcacattttcaaaggTCAGGGGTCGTTAACGTCTCTGGGTGAAGTCGTGAACGCATCCGGTCCGGATTGAGAAGAGGAGAAATTCTGAAATCGGAAGAAAAACCGACACCTTAAGAACAgattcaaaacaattttttgcGTTTCATTACAGAAGACATTCTCTAGTTCTCTTTATACCTGGAAGAAATGGATGTGATCCTCTGTATGTAAAATCGGCTCCAGTTTTTCGTTCTCCTTTTGCAGATTGGCGATCTCCCGCTCCAGCTGCTGTATGTGATCATTGATCTGTGCTATCTCCTTCTTCTCCTGAGCTCTGATCAGTTCTCTCACCTCAGCTCGTCTTTTCTGAACGGAGCGGACGAGCTCACCGAAGATCCTCTCGCTGTGCTCCACCGAAGCCCACGCAGAGCGCTTTTAGGACGGAAACACGTGACATAAAGCCTTATGATGATGTTCCAAGGGACGTACAGGAACAATGTTTGCTTTGCATGAAATTCCACCCAAATATTCACCCATGGCTGTGGTGCACGTGACCAGAAACCATTATAAGTGTAGGAATAAGTGTCAGTCGTTCAACACATGGCAACATCTACAAGCTGTCCACACCGAACCATTGAAATCATGTCCTTAATTTCAGAAGCAGCTCTTGGAGTAGGCTTACATCAGAAATCGATCGAGGCATCGGTTTGCTGTTGGGGATTTCTTGTGTCACATTAGGTCATTTTAGGCAACATGGGAGAAGGTGAATGGTGCAGGTGAGGAAAATGACcctttaaacattaaactgaagaaatgtttgaaatgctaaaaatgctcaTGTGCTGTATAATacatcatgcatttaaaaaaacatcctgaTTTTGCAGAGTTCAatgtgttcctgggtcaacgCATTTTGCTGGCCCTTAAACGTTTGAATCCAAaatagtcttgaccatatctccaCATCTAAACCTAATCTTACCCACGAGCAATCTTTAATATGTACCTCCCACCTTTTTCAAGGGACCATAAGTAATTGGACAATTGACTCAAAAGCTGCTTTGTGGACAGACGTGGGTTTTTCTACATCACTTAAGCATACAAAGGAGTGCGTAAGTGagccatttgcattttaaaaacccGTATATTGCGTTCAAAGTGTCTCTCAATACAAatgaaaccatttaaaaaaatctaagagATAGCAGAAATGTAAGGAGTTGCCAAATCAACAagtctgagagaaaaaaaaacaacactatgATTTCCACACCCAAGGGAGTCATTGAATgcataagaaaaaacattttatttgtgatatttattttgtccaaTTACATTTCAGCCCATAAAAAGGGGCACTGTGTGTAAAAGTTCATCTTGTGTGCAAATATAACCTAactgtatatttgttttacattcaacagtacaaaaaaaagtattatagaTGAGTCTGGTGGTATTTGCTGCTGATTGTTTTTTTGAGAtcgaacaatttgttattaaatgcagggacggtcaaatcaaatcaacgaTAATCGCTAAAAATGATGCTCAATCAAAACCTCTTTAAAAACGATCAACTGCATTTACCTCGTGAGAATCCCCAGCCTTCCTAAATGCCTGGATCTTCTTGTCTATGTCCGTGATTTCCTGAATGTGATCCCTCTTTTGTATTTTCAGTTCTTCCTATGGAtgaatttgtaataaatgatttttttgagtGACTTATTAGCACAGAAATATTAGCAATAATGAATGTATGGTAACCATTTATTGTAACAATAAGAAACGTATTGGCTATATATTAACTACCAGTCATTAGGGTAAACCTAATAtccagtaacactttattttattcatccaCCAAAAGATATTGTCATAACTTTGCAAGCACATCAGCTCATTCTGACTGAAACTATAACAGTCTACTATACTCTACTGagagttttgtgttttatttgatggATATTAGTCGAGTTTTGTGTTCAGTCTGATAGTTTAATACCATGTGTCTAACAGAAAGTAGCTGTTTTTACGTTGTTTCTTTGTTACGGGCCCAAGAACCTAAGGTGCTCTGgcattcatattatttttattattccacTCTTGAGCATATCCCAGCCCAAAGAACCGCTTGTGGGAATGCTATGAAATTTGTAACACAGATCAGATATAGCGCCACTAATGGCCATTTCACTAATGTTTATGCTTTTGAACCATACCTTTCAGAAGTATTGATAAACATGCCATTAATACCTCACACAGAACACAAATCAATGAGATAACAGCAGCACCTATTGGTCAAAAGTGATGAGCCATTAAATCATATTATTAGTGGTTTTCTTATTTTGCGGCTATATTCACTATCCAACAATATCCGCCATCACTTGAATACATATCGCTCATCATCTTAcctgtttttttgccatttcagCTGCAGCTGAGACCGTTCGATGTCCACTGTGTTGAGTCCCCATACAAACTACACATATACACCTCTGGTCGTTATAGCAGTATATCTCCAGAGCTTTATGATGCTGAGGGCAGATCTGCTGCTGTAGATCCGAGGAAGCGTCTACCAGCTTGTGTTTCTTAAAAGCTTCAGACTCGTAATGAGGCTGAATGTGAGTTGGGCAGTAAGAAGccatacaaaacaaacaagacttgaCGGCTTTGAGTTTTCTTCCTTTGCAAGAATCGCACGTAACATCTTCAGGCTTAGCTGGAACTTCCTGTTTCATTCCCTCTACAATCTCAGCCAGGACCGTGCTTCTGCTGAGATCTGGTCTTCGGTTGAACGTCTTCCTGCATGTAGGGCAGCTGTACGCTCGCCTCAAAGAAGCATCTCGATCCCAGCAACCCTTTATACAGTCCGTACAGAAACTGTGCCCACAGGCTGTAGTCACCGGGTTCTTAAACAGGTTCAGACAGATCGGGCAGTTTAAAGGATTTTGAGCATCAGAGACTAATTCTGCCATTTTGGTGCTTTGGGGTCCAGTGGAAGATTCTCTGTAgaatattaattgttttgaaaCTATTGAAATTAGAATGAAAGTGGCATTCCGATAGCAAAAATtccaaaatgaaagaaaaaaaaaaataataataataataatgcattagcattTCATACTGTTGTAAGTTTTAGAAAATTTAATTCCAAGCACCAAAGCACCATAGAtacaaattcttaaaattaaaataggcAAACATTTGCTCTAAAACTTCCTTCTTCACAGTTCTCTCAGTCCTAATCAATTCAGTTTACCTTGTTACTTACCTTTACTGTTGAATACAGTACAGTAATGCAATGAGCAACAGAAATGGAATAGACTTTTGACCCTGTATTTATGTGATGTGTGCAAAGAAGGAAGCACTCAACCTGAACAGGATAAAAAGTGTATGctgctcttaaagggacagtacccAATTACACCTTGAACCATACAAAAATTACCTGTGAAACACAGGGAAGCCTGCAGGACTTCATCTGATGGTATAGAGTACGCACAGCAAACGTCTTTATTTCCAGAAACAACAtcaaaaagaacattaaaacgTTACTCCACCCCGGAATTAACATCTTGTCATatatcacttacccccatgttgttccaaacccataaaagcttagtttgtcctcagaacacaatttaagatattttggataaaatcaGTTGGCTTGTGTGTTCGCAtctatttatgctttgatttgcgTCCAGTGGATGTTCTCTACGCTGATGTTACGGTgctgaattgttgaataaagtcactAGTATTCTTGTCGcttgatggcagatggagtattcggGCAATGTCTTTCACACTGTTCTGGACTgcagttttcatctaaaatatgtaaaatatgagcAAAACTTTGACATGGGGTAAGtgaacaaaaatgttcattttggggtggagtaaccctttaaaaattcattatacGCTCATGCTAAATACAGAACAAACTCTGACTCTAAGTGAAGATTTATATCTGAAATACACACTATTTTTAAGACTTGAGACTCTTACCGGACAATCAGTGAGCACAACAGTACTACACATGAGCAGAACGGAGGTACTGTGTCTCTAGACCAGCGGTCCCCAACCACGTTCCTGGAGGCCCGCCAACACTGCATGCTTTTCATGTctcctt
Protein-coding sequences here:
- the ftr69 gene encoding tripartite motif-containing protein 29, which encodes MAELVSDAQNPLNCPICLNLFKNPVTTACGHSFCTDCIKGCWDRDASLRRAYSCPTCRKTFNRRPDLSRSTVLAEIVEGMKQEVPAKPEDVTCDSCKGRKLKAVKSCLFCMASYCPTHIQPHYESEAFKKHKLVDASSDLQQQICPQHHKALEIYCYNDQRCICVVCMGTQHSGHRTVSAAAEMAKKQEELKIQKRDHIQEITDIDKKIQAFRKAGDSHERSAWASVEHSERIFGELVRSVQKRRAEVRELIRAQEKKEIAQINDHIQQLEREIANLQKENEKLEPILHTEDHIHFFQNFSSSQSGPDAFTTSPRDVNDP